A stretch of the Capsicum annuum cultivar UCD-10X-F1 chromosome 10, UCD10Xv1.1, whole genome shotgun sequence genome encodes the following:
- the LOC107844960 gene encoding short-chain dehydrogenase reductase 2a: MPAQLMPEKTFARVHSMGKETTSPSFTKRLEGKVAIVTGGARGIGEATVRLFAKHGAKVVIADVEDILGNTLANMLSPSSSVTYVHCDVTSEDDIKNLIDSTMAKFGHLDILFNNAGVLGSQSSQKKRIVNFDPDEFDCVMSVNVRGAALGMKHAARVMIPQSHGCIISTSSVAGVLGGLGPHTYTASKHAIVGLTKNVACELGRYGIRVNCISPFGVATSMLVNAWSHSDDEEEGEMNIGLPSEKEVEKIEEFVTSLGNLKGTTLKAKDIAEAALYLASDESRYVSGHNLVVDGGVTTSRNCVGL; the protein is encoded by the coding sequence GTTAGAAGGAAAGGTCGCGATTGTAACAGGTGGAGCTAGAGGAATTGGAGAGGCTACAGTGCGACTCTTTGCGAAACATGGAGCCAAAGTTGTAATAGCAGACGTAGAAGACATCCTAGGCAATACATTAGCAAATATGTTGTCTCCTTCATCATCAGTAACTTATGTTCATTGTGATGTTACATCTGAAGACGATATCAAGAACTTAATTGACTCGACGATGGCCAAATTCGGACACCTCGACATTTTATTCAACAATGCtggtgtcctagggagtcaatCAAGCCAAAAGAAGAGAATAGTTAATTTTGACCCTGACGAATTTGATTGTGTCATGTCCGTTAATGTACGTGGAGCCGCGTTAGGAATGAAGCACGCGGCTCGTGTTATGATCCCACAAAGCCACGGCTGCATCATTTCAACGTCTAGTGTGGCCGGTGTCTTGGGAGGACTCGGGCCACACACGTACACGGCTTCCAAGCACGCGATAGTAGGGCTAACGAAGAATGTCGCATGCGAGCTAGGGCGTTATGGGATTCGAGTTAACTGTATTTCACCATTTGGGGTGGCTACATCTATGTTGGTTAATGCATGGAGCCAtagtgatgatgaagaagaagggGAAATGAATATTGGTTTGCCTAGTGAAAAAGAagtggagaaaattgaagaatttgtGACGAGTTTGGGGAATTTAAAAGGGACAACTTTAAAGGCTAAAGATATTGCTGAGGCAGCTTTATATTTAGCAAGTGATGAATCAAGATATGTGAGTGGTCATAATCTTGTTGTGGATGGTGGTGTTACTACTTCAAGAAATTGTGTTGGTttgtaa
- the LOC107844477 gene encoding uncharacterized protein LOC107844477 isoform X3 yields MDDLTRGLRKHSWFNGFDISDELPKKFSLEQWVKLAKESQATVFIAGIGEDGTLQSLLEAEGIPFTGPGAMSSKTCMDKVATSLALHHLTDFGVLTINKDVKTKKDLLKMSISDLWHDLKSKLHCDTLCVKPGRDGCSTGVARLCCKRDLAFYVNALQDCLPRIPPNSLSKAHGMIEMPNPPLELLIFEPFVETDDIVVASKSSNENAHNLLWKGDSRWVEVTVGVVGKRGSMRSLTPSVTVKESGGILSLEEKFQGGTGINLTPPPPSIMSSA; encoded by the exons ATGGATGATCTCACGAGAGGTCTGAGAAAGCACAGTTGGTTCAATGGGTTTGATATATCTGATGAATTACCAAAGAAATTTTCCCTGGAGCAGTGGGTCAAGCTAGCTAAGGAATCTCAGGCGACTGTTTTCATTGCAG GCATTGGAGAAGATGGTACACTTCAATCTTTACTAGAGGCGGAAGGGATTCCCTTTACAG GTCCTGGCGCCATGTCTTCAAAAACATGTATGGACAAAGTTGCAACCTCTCTTGCTCTACACCAT CTGACAGATTTTGGAGTCCTTACAATAAATAAAGATGTGAAGACGAAAAAGGATCTGCTGAAAATGTCCATATCTGATCTCTGGCATGACTTGAAGTCAAAACTTCACTGTGACACTTTGTGTGTTAAACCAGGCAGAGATGGTTGCTCAACTGGCGTGGCCAGATTGTG CTGCAAGAGAGACCTTGCCTTCTACGTAAATGCACTGCAGGACTGCCTACCTCGTATTCCTCCTAACAGCCTGTCAAAG GCACATGGAATGATTGAGATGCCAAACCCTCCTCTGGAGCTCTTAATATTCGAACCTTTTGTTGAGACTGATGACATAGTTGTTGCATCCAAATCCAGTAATGAGAATGCACACAATTTGCTCTGGAAAGGGGATAGTAGATGGGTAGAGGTCACCGTTGGTGTTGTAGGAAAACGTGGATCAATGCGCTCATTGACTCCTAGTGTAACCGTGAAAGAATCTGGAGGCATATTATCACTGGAGGAGAAATTTCAAG GTGGAACTGGCATCAATCTGACTCCTCCACCACCATCTATTATGAG TAGCGCGTAA
- the LOC107844477 gene encoding uncharacterized protein LOC107844477 isoform X2, producing the protein MDDLTRGLRKHSWFNGFDISDELPKKFSLEQWVKLAKESQATVFIAGIGEDGTLQSLLEAEGIPFTVGPGAMSSKTCMDKVATSLALHHLTDFGVLTINKDVKTKKDLLKMSISDLWHDLKSKLHCDTLCVKPGRDGCSTGVARLCCKRDLAFYVNALQDCLPRIPPNSLSKAHGMIEMPNPPLELLIFEPFVETDDIVVASKSSNENAHNLLWKGDSRWVEVTVGVVGKRGSMRSLTPSVTVKESGGILSLEEKFQGGTGINLTPPPPSIMSA; encoded by the exons ATGGATGATCTCACGAGAGGTCTGAGAAAGCACAGTTGGTTCAATGGGTTTGATATATCTGATGAATTACCAAAGAAATTTTCCCTGGAGCAGTGGGTCAAGCTAGCTAAGGAATCTCAGGCGACTGTTTTCATTGCAG GCATTGGAGAAGATGGTACACTTCAATCTTTACTAGAGGCGGAAGGGATTCCCTTTACAG TAGGTCCTGGCGCCATGTCTTCAAAAACATGTATGGACAAAGTTGCAACCTCTCTTGCTCTACACCAT CTGACAGATTTTGGAGTCCTTACAATAAATAAAGATGTGAAGACGAAAAAGGATCTGCTGAAAATGTCCATATCTGATCTCTGGCATGACTTGAAGTCAAAACTTCACTGTGACACTTTGTGTGTTAAACCAGGCAGAGATGGTTGCTCAACTGGCGTGGCCAGATTGTG CTGCAAGAGAGACCTTGCCTTCTACGTAAATGCACTGCAGGACTGCCTACCTCGTATTCCTCCTAACAGCCTGTCAAAG GCACATGGAATGATTGAGATGCCAAACCCTCCTCTGGAGCTCTTAATATTCGAACCTTTTGTTGAGACTGATGACATAGTTGTTGCATCCAAATCCAGTAATGAGAATGCACACAATTTGCTCTGGAAAGGGGATAGTAGATGGGTAGAGGTCACCGTTGGTGTTGTAGGAAAACGTGGATCAATGCGCTCATTGACTCCTAGTGTAACCGTGAAAGAATCTGGAGGCATATTATCACTGGAGGAGAAATTTCAAG GTGGAACTGGCATCAATCTGACTCCTCCACCACCATCTATTATGAG CGCGTAA
- the LOC107844477 gene encoding uncharacterized protein LOC107844477 isoform X1 has translation MDDLTRGLRKHSWFNGFDISDELPKKFSLEQWVKLAKESQATVFIAGIGEDGTLQSLLEAEGIPFTVGPGAMSSKTCMDKVATSLALHHLTDFGVLTINKDVKTKKDLLKMSISDLWHDLKSKLHCDTLCVKPGRDGCSTGVARLCCKRDLAFYVNALQDCLPRIPPNSLSKAHGMIEMPNPPLELLIFEPFVETDDIVVASKSSNENAHNLLWKGDSRWVEVTVGVVGKRGSMRSLTPSVTVKESGGILSLEEKFQGGTGINLTPPPPSIMSSA, from the exons ATGGATGATCTCACGAGAGGTCTGAGAAAGCACAGTTGGTTCAATGGGTTTGATATATCTGATGAATTACCAAAGAAATTTTCCCTGGAGCAGTGGGTCAAGCTAGCTAAGGAATCTCAGGCGACTGTTTTCATTGCAG GCATTGGAGAAGATGGTACACTTCAATCTTTACTAGAGGCGGAAGGGATTCCCTTTACAG TAGGTCCTGGCGCCATGTCTTCAAAAACATGTATGGACAAAGTTGCAACCTCTCTTGCTCTACACCAT CTGACAGATTTTGGAGTCCTTACAATAAATAAAGATGTGAAGACGAAAAAGGATCTGCTGAAAATGTCCATATCTGATCTCTGGCATGACTTGAAGTCAAAACTTCACTGTGACACTTTGTGTGTTAAACCAGGCAGAGATGGTTGCTCAACTGGCGTGGCCAGATTGTG CTGCAAGAGAGACCTTGCCTTCTACGTAAATGCACTGCAGGACTGCCTACCTCGTATTCCTCCTAACAGCCTGTCAAAG GCACATGGAATGATTGAGATGCCAAACCCTCCTCTGGAGCTCTTAATATTCGAACCTTTTGTTGAGACTGATGACATAGTTGTTGCATCCAAATCCAGTAATGAGAATGCACACAATTTGCTCTGGAAAGGGGATAGTAGATGGGTAGAGGTCACCGTTGGTGTTGTAGGAAAACGTGGATCAATGCGCTCATTGACTCCTAGTGTAACCGTGAAAGAATCTGGAGGCATATTATCACTGGAGGAGAAATTTCAAG GTGGAACTGGCATCAATCTGACTCCTCCACCACCATCTATTATGAG TAGCGCGTAA